From Cellulophaga lytica DSM 7489, a single genomic window includes:
- a CDS encoding SMI1/KNR4 family protein: protein MKIGILAIVFFASLIIRFLHLENKKKSNEIKTKMLERAKIARRIQAINKSSHNKHKISRLLIKMLEEFQFHDDVQPTLTETEIIEIEKQINLTLPLSYKLFLKYFGDGGTWIYTNSIDSIRNRSWLSDYRNELNEKIELDNKEIKVDSLLCLMSEDSNGGAWCWLTSEDTKDGEWPLAYYSLSDKKLHFKVENFAEWLKILTNSKGEVIRELDLDYQLGLG, encoded by the coding sequence ATGAAAATTGGAATTTTAGCTATTGTATTTTTTGCTTCATTAATAATTAGGTTTTTACATCTTGAAAACAAAAAAAAATCTAATGAAATAAAAACTAAAATGTTGGAAAGGGCTAAAATAGCTAGAAGAATACAAGCTATTAACAAATCTTCACATAATAAACATAAAATATCTAGGCTACTTATTAAAATGTTAGAAGAGTTTCAGTTTCACGACGATGTTCAACCGACTTTAACAGAAACAGAAATAATTGAAATTGAAAAGCAAATAAATTTAACTTTACCTCTATCATATAAGTTGTTTTTAAAATATTTTGGAGACGGTGGAACTTGGATTTATACAAATTCAATAGACAGTATCAGAAATAGGTCTTGGCTATCTGATTATAGAAATGAATTGAATGAAAAAATAGAATTAGATAATAAAGAAATAAAAGTGGACTCATTACTATGTTTAATGTCTGAAGATTCAAATGGAGGAGCTTGGTGTTGGTTGACTTCAGAAGACACCAAGGATGGAGAATGGCCCTTAGCTTATTATAGTTTAAGTGACAAAAAACTACATTTTAAAGTTGAAAATTTTGCAGAATGGCTAAAAATATTAACAAATTCTAAAGGAGAAGTAATTAGAGAATTAGATTTGGACTATCAATTAGGATTAGGATAA
- a CDS encoding metallophosphoesterase, with protein MTNLNRRKFIKRGILASIGLVLLDSLWFEKYVIDWNYFDISKSQKDKIKIIQISDLHFDQLRYFHKSIAKKINLIKPDLVFITGDSVDKTEKIDSLNDFLQLIDNSIKKYAITGNWEYWGKVDLTKLKNTYSKNNCELLINENRTISIKNRKISIIGIDDLVGGNADFGKAIENLKQTETNIVLSHCPEYRDIITKQKENLNIDLVLSGHTHGGQITFLGIVPFKPQGSGKYLKGWYKESEPKMYISKGIGTSILPIRFGARAEMVEMEI; from the coding sequence ATGACGAACTTAAACAGAAGAAAATTTATAAAACGAGGAATTTTAGCCTCAATTGGATTAGTACTTTTAGACTCACTTTGGTTTGAGAAATATGTAATTGACTGGAATTACTTTGACATCTCAAAATCGCAAAAAGACAAAATAAAAATCATTCAAATTTCGGATTTACACTTTGACCAATTAAGATATTTTCATAAATCTATTGCGAAAAAAATAAATTTAATTAAACCTGATTTAGTATTTATAACTGGAGATTCTGTTGACAAAACTGAAAAAATAGATTCACTGAATGATTTTTTGCAATTAATAGATAATTCTATAAAAAAATATGCGATTACCGGAAATTGGGAATATTGGGGAAAAGTGGATTTGACAAAACTTAAAAATACTTATTCTAAAAATAATTGCGAATTATTAATAAACGAGAACAGAACTATTTCAATTAAAAATCGTAAAATCTCAATAATCGGAATTGACGATTTAGTTGGTGGAAATGCTGATTTCGGAAAAGCAATTGAAAATCTAAAACAAACCGAAACCAATATCGTTTTATCACATTGTCCTGAATATAGAGATATAATCACAAAACAAAAAGAGAATTTAAATATTGATTTAGTACTTTCTGGTCATACTCACGGAGGACAGATTACATTTTTAGGAATCGTTCCTTTTAAACCTCAAGGGAGTGGAAAGTATTTAAAAGGTTGGTATAAAGAATCGGAACCGAAAATGTATATATCAAAAGGAATTGGAACAAGTATTTTACCAATCCGATTTGGAGCAAGAGCGGAAATGGTAGAAATGGAAATATAA
- a CDS encoding NAD-dependent epimerase/dehydratase family protein — protein MKKILITGGFGKIAKHFVHNFSNKYEITVADIVTDSSTFSNNVRIEKADLMDFSICSKLCVGIDTVIHLAGIVDPISESDEILETNIKTTQNIFKAAVKAKCKRLIFASSAQTIESYPTDIQVNKNMLVKPKNIYGVSKCFGEALAAYHAYNNGISAICLRIGAYEFPKDFTEMNARDLSAFLHPDDFNQLLIGCIETENIKYEVLNAISDNRYKRLDITESKEKVGYRPKADAFTLFKLAAE, from the coding sequence ATGAAAAAAATCTTGATAACCGGCGGATTTGGAAAAATAGCCAAACATTTCGTTCATAACTTCAGCAACAAATATGAAATAACCGTTGCAGACATTGTAACGGACAGCAGTACTTTTTCGAACAATGTGCGAATTGAAAAAGCAGACTTGATGGACTTTTCAATTTGCTCAAAACTATGCGTAGGAATCGATACCGTAATTCATTTGGCCGGAATAGTAGACCCGATTTCTGAATCGGACGAGATTTTAGAAACTAACATAAAAACCACACAGAATATTTTTAAAGCAGCAGTAAAAGCAAAATGCAAAAGACTGATTTTTGCGAGTAGTGCCCAGACCATAGAAAGCTATCCGACGGATATCCAAGTTAACAAGAATATGCTCGTTAAGCCGAAAAATATTTATGGAGTATCAAAATGTTTTGGAGAAGCTTTAGCGGCTTACCATGCATATAACAATGGAATTTCTGCCATTTGCCTGCGAATTGGTGCGTACGAATTCCCAAAAGACTTTACTGAAATGAATGCGAGGGATTTAAGTGCATTTCTGCATCCTGATGATTTTAATCAATTATTGATTGGATGTATCGAAACAGAAAATATTAAATATGAGGTTCTGAACGCTATTTCCGATAACAGGTATAAACGATTGGATATTACTGAATCGAAAGAAAAAGTTGGGTATAGACCCAAAGCAGACGCATTTACCCTGTTCAAGCTCGCAGCGGAGTAA
- a CDS encoding cellulase family glycosylhydrolase has product MKKNLLMFKRLTYLPLFLMLLSLSSVAQSPVEKHGRLQVDGNRILNASGEITSLAGNSLFWSNAGDTSDFYNAETVDFLAENWNSSLIRIAMGVKENWDGGNGYIDSPQEQEAKIRKVIDAAIANGIYVIIDWHTHEAELYTDEAVDFFTRMADLYGDTPNVMYEIYNEPIYQSWPVIKNYAEQVIAGIRSKDPDNLIIVGTSNYSQQVDVASADPISDTNVAYTLHFYAAFNPHDNLRNVAQTALDNNVALFVTEWGTILNTGQGEPDKESTNTWMAFLKEKGISHANWSLSDKAFPETGSVVQAGQGVSGLISNKLTASGEIVKNIIQNWDTETSTGPKTTQCSTIECIRAAMETAQAGDEIIIAPGNYNFQDKIQGAFNRSVYLYGSANGNSTNPIILRGESATNPPVFSGLDYNNGYLLSIEGDYWNIKDIEFKTGSKGIVLDNSNGSKLKNLVVHDIGEEAIHLRDGSSNNSIDGCTIYNTGRTKPGFGEGLYVGSDKGQHDTYERACNNNTIENCTVGPNVTAEGVDVKEGTMNTIIRNCVFSAEGISGENSSDAFIDLKGAYGFVYRNTFNVDGSEVINTGVDFLDRGTGFNTGFRNAIFENTYNLGSRASEISTARKKQGSPEQTHVWDNIRNPNSVDFPISDGTENLVNNFCPDWNIEPCNPVDETNQAPTISFLSPVNNITLVEGYNLQVEVNATDADGTIDNVKLYIDNNLVRQINSTSYKWGHSDSPNTDELNGLTEGTYTLKAIATDNDGASTETQFTLTVITEQSPSENCDFNTPSSTGLEDFDIKKFSNVFVLGSGGPSLSNLKTFTINWNSQYNGLYQFSINTNNGVPDYYINLKPKITFQFKNANPEISISNSLIPNFDGDYWVTSDNGNFVMVSKTNNFTIYFSNDATAPICNVTPSNQISKITDDSSINFKLYPNPALDETIFVSAEDEKLVSVKIYDLQGKLLIDKQDNSALLKLNISEILPGTYVIEITGTTSKKRSLFVKK; this is encoded by the coding sequence ATGAAAAAAAATCTACTAATGTTTAAAAGGCTTACGTATCTACCTTTGTTTTTAATGCTGCTCTCACTAAGTTCAGTAGCTCAATCTCCTGTAGAAAAACATGGCCGTTTACAAGTTGACGGAAACCGCATTCTTAATGCGTCTGGAGAAATTACGAGCTTAGCTGGTAACAGCCTCTTTTGGAGTAATGCTGGAGACACCTCCGATTTTTATAATGCAGAAACTGTTGATTTTTTAGCAGAAAACTGGAATAGCTCACTTATTAGAATAGCTATGGGCGTAAAAGAAAATTGGGATGGCGGAAATGGCTATATTGATAGTCCGCAGGAGCAAGAAGCTAAAATTAGAAAAGTTATTGATGCAGCTATTGCTAACGGCATATATGTAATAATAGACTGGCACACTCACGAAGCAGAGTTATACACAGATGAGGCTGTTGACTTTTTTACCAGAATGGCAGACCTATACGGAGATACTCCCAATGTAATGTATGAAATTTATAACGAGCCTATATACCAAAGTTGGCCTGTTATTAAGAATTATGCAGAGCAAGTAATTGCTGGTATACGTTCTAAAGACCCAGATAATTTAATAATTGTAGGTACTAGCAATTATTCTCAGCAAGTTGATGTAGCATCAGCAGACCCAATATCTGATACTAATGTGGCATATACTTTACATTTTTATGCAGCATTTAACCCGCATGATAACTTAAGAAATGTAGCACAGACAGCATTAGATAATAATGTTGCTTTGTTTGTTACAGAATGGGGTACAATTTTAAATACCGGACAAGGAGAACCAGACAAAGAAAGCACTAATACTTGGATGGCCTTTTTGAAAGAAAAAGGTATAAGTCACGCTAATTGGTCTTTGAGTGACAAAGCTTTTCCTGAAACAGGGTCTGTAGTTCAAGCAGGACAAGGTGTATCTGGTTTAATTAGCAATAAACTTACAGCCTCTGGTGAAATTGTAAAAAACATCATCCAAAACTGGGATACAGAGACCTCTACAGGACCTAAAACAACACAATGTAGTACTATAGAATGTATTAGAGCTGCAATGGAAACAGCACAAGCAGGAGATGAAATTATAATTGCCCCTGGAAACTACAATTTTCAAGACAAGATACAAGGTGCCTTTAACCGTAGTGTTTACCTTTATGGTAGTGCTAACGGAAACAGTACAAACCCTATTATATTAAGAGGCGAAAGCGCTACAAACCCTCCTGTTTTCTCAGGATTAGATTATAACAATGGCTACCTATTAAGTATTGAAGGTGATTATTGGAATATTAAAGATATAGAGTTTAAAACTGGGTCTAAAGGTATTGTTCTTGACAATTCTAATGGTAGTAAATTAAAAAACCTTGTTGTTCATGATATTGGAGAAGAAGCTATTCACTTGCGTGATGGATCTAGCAATAATAGTATAGATGGTTGCACTATATACAATACAGGTAGAACTAAACCTGGTTTTGGTGAAGGTTTATATGTAGGCTCAGATAAAGGACAACATGACACTTATGAAAGAGCTTGTAACAATAACACTATTGAAAACTGTACCGTTGGACCCAATGTAACAGCAGAAGGCGTAGATGTTAAGGAAGGTACAATGAACACTATTATAAGAAATTGCGTGTTTTCTGCAGAAGGAATTTCAGGAGAAAATAGCTCAGATGCTTTTATTGATTTAAAAGGAGCCTATGGTTTTGTATACAGAAACACGTTTAATGTTGATGGTTCTGAAGTAATAAATACTGGAGTAGACTTTTTAGATAGAGGTACAGGATTTAATACAGGTTTTAGAAATGCAATATTTGAAAATACATATAACCTTGGCAGTAGAGCTTCAGAAATTTCAACTGCTCGTAAAAAACAAGGTTCTCCTGAACAAACTCACGTTTGGGATAATATTAGAAACCCTAATTCTGTTGATTTTCCAATAAGTGATGGTACAGAAAATCTAGTAAATAATTTCTGCCCAGATTGGAATATAGAACCATGTAATCCTGTAGACGAAACCAACCAAGCACCTACAATAAGCTTCCTATCTCCTGTTAACAATATTACTTTAGTTGAAGGTTATAATTTACAAGTTGAAGTTAATGCTACTGATGCAGATGGAACTATTGATAATGTAAAACTTTATATAGATAACAATTTAGTTAGGCAAATAAATTCTACTTCATATAAATGGGGCCATTCTGATTCTCCAAATACAGATGAACTTAATGGTCTTACAGAAGGAACTTATACCTTAAAAGCAATTGCAACTGATAACGACGGGGCTTCTACAGAAACGCAATTTACGTTAACTGTAATAACAGAACAAAGTCCGTCTGAGAATTGTGACTTTAATACACCTTCTTCAACTGGTTTAGAAGATTTTGACATTAAAAAGTTTTCTAACGTTTTTGTGTTAGGATCTGGCGGACCATCTTTAAGTAATTTAAAAACATTTACTATTAATTGGAATTCGCAATACAATGGGTTATATCAATTTTCAATAAACACAAACAACGGTGTACCTGATTATTATATAAATTTAAAACCAAAAATTACCTTTCAGTTTAAAAATGCAAATCCAGAAATATCTATTAGCAATAGCTTAATTCCTAATTTTGATGGTGATTACTGGGTAACATCAGATAACGGTAATTTTGTGATGGTATCTAAAACTAATAATTTTACGATATACTTTAGTAATGACGCTACTGCTCCTATTTGTAATGTTACGCCTAGTAACCAAATAAGTAAAATTACTGATGATTCTAGTATTAATTTTAAGCTTTACCCTAATCCTGCTTTAGACGAAACTATTTTTGTGAGCGCTGAAGATGAAAAACTAGTATCCGTTAAAATTTATGATTTACAAGGAAAACTATTAATTGACAAACAAGATAATAGTGCGTTGTTAAAATTAAATATTTCTGAAATTTTACCTGGAACATATGTTATAGAAATTACAGGTACAACTTCTAAAAAACGTTCTTTATTTGTTAAAAAATAG
- a CDS encoding RDD family protein, which produces MNETNLTSKIKTEPNIGNRFAAGLVDYIIIYAVTFFLIYTLGEPNDEGGYSLNGLPGLIPIAFWLIMTVGLEIGFGATLGNSLVGLKPIPKNGTNRKLTFGESFKRHLLDPIDMFFFGLIGIITIKNTDKNQRLGDIWGNTIVVKTSELKKTE; this is translated from the coding sequence ATGAACGAAACAAACTTGACTTCCAAAATTAAAACTGAACCGAATATTGGAAACCGATTTGCTGCTGGATTAGTAGATTACATTATAATTTATGCGGTTACATTCTTTCTGATTTATACTCTTGGCGAACCGAATGACGAAGGAGGATATTCCTTGAATGGATTACCAGGATTAATTCCAATTGCTTTTTGGCTGATTATGACTGTTGGACTTGAAATTGGATTCGGAGCAACTCTCGGGAATTCATTAGTTGGACTTAAACCGATTCCGAAAAACGGAACAAACCGAAAATTGACTTTTGGAGAATCTTTTAAAAGACATTTACTTGACCCAATCGATATGTTCTTTTTTGGATTAATCGGAATTATAACAATAAAAAACACAGATAAAAATCAACGATTAGGAGATATTTGGGGAAATACAATTGTTGTGAAAACATCTGAATTAAAAAAAACGGAATAA
- a CDS encoding GNAT family N-acetyltransferase → MKVRETHRNDYTISTDKNKLDVLSIHKFLANQTDWANGIPLNTLKTSIENSLNFGLYYKNKQIGFARIISDFSTIAYLGDVYILKEYRGKGLSKWLINEIMEHPNLQGLRRWILLTDTAEWLYKKFGFTEIPKPEFYMEKHNPNVYSAIKN, encoded by the coding sequence TTGAAAGTTAGAGAAACACATAGAAATGATTATACCATTTCAACTGACAAGAATAAATTAGATGTTTTGAGCATCCACAAATTCCTAGCTAACCAAACTGATTGGGCTAACGGAATTCCTTTAAATACTTTGAAAACATCAATTGAAAACTCTTTAAATTTTGGGCTGTACTACAAAAACAAACAAATAGGATTTGCTCGTATAATTTCAGACTTTTCAACTATTGCATATTTAGGAGATGTATATATTTTAAAAGAGTACAGAGGAAAAGGGTTAAGTAAGTGGTTGATAAATGAAATAATGGAGCATCCAAACCTTCAAGGATTAAGACGTTGGATTTTATTAACGGATACAGCCGAGTGGCTTTATAAAAAATTTGGGTTTACAGAAATACCTAAACCTGAATTTTATATGGAAAAACACAATCCCAATGTATATAGCGCAATAAAAAACTAA
- a CDS encoding DUF2185 domain-containing protein — MTKLILITSITLMSIFNVFGQGKNDKNKTEFKFSDPENKAVFTCNHVTDEKSPILYATHDSDGDWQFLCGQNDHAEENAKIISLKNAVELDNTLNELFEMPIGVGAERNGIGQKWNPFRL; from the coding sequence ATGACAAAACTAATTTTAATAACTTCAATAACTCTTATGAGCATATTTAATGTATTTGGACAAGGGAAAAACGACAAAAATAAAACTGAATTTAAATTTAGTGATCCTGAAAATAAAGCTGTTTTTACTTGTAATCACGTAACTGATGAGAAAAGTCCGATTTTGTATGCGACACACGACAGCGACGGAGATTGGCAATTCTTATGCGGACAAAATGACCACGCGGAGGAAAACGCAAAAATCATTTCTTTGAAAAATGCGGTTGAATTAGATAATACTCTGAATGAATTATTTGAAATGCCGATTGGAGTTGGAGCGGAACGCAATGGAATTGGTCAAAAATGGAATCCTTTTAGACTCTAA
- a CDS encoding DUF3885 domain-containing protein — MMKKDLEKELEYLNSTIDLTDFNTIERGLKFHLRFKLGDPFENGTKERVNQATKRATELFENQINGNSKIYIIIYDFIEEMFAQTPNHIYSLLKSESIKAEQSEEDLVTRYFDIERVKGKLSIYRTERDKIKYSKIFNGIANTEMGFSPTIHQLVYFFQPKSKKWFWMYDDRGCLMFSNRTDDLKENLVKFDNWIVENQRNEMEKQFK; from the coding sequence ATGATGAAAAAAGACCTCGAAAAAGAATTAGAATACTTGAATTCGACTATTGACCTGACAGATTTCAATACGATAGAACGCGGACTAAAATTTCATTTAAGATTTAAACTTGGAGACCCATTTGAAAATGGAACTAAAGAAAGAGTAAATCAAGCGACAAAACGTGCGACTGAATTGTTTGAAAATCAAATAAATGGAAATTCGAAAATTTACATTATAATTTATGACTTTATCGAAGAAATGTTTGCTCAAACACCAAATCACATTTACAGCTTACTAAAATCGGAAAGCATAAAAGCTGAACAGTCTGAAGAGGATTTAGTTACAAGATATTTTGATATTGAGCGTGTAAAAGGCAAATTATCGATTTATAGAACGGAAAGAGACAAAATTAAATACTCGAAAATATTTAACGGAATAGCGAATACAGAAATGGGATTTTCACCAACAATTCATCAACTCGTTTATTTTTTTCAACCTAAATCGAAAAAATGGTTTTGGATGTACGATGACAGAGGTTGTTTAATGTTTAGTAACAGAACAGACGATTTAAAAGAGAATTTGGTGAAATTTGACAATTGGATAGTTGAAAATCAACGAAATGAAATGGAAAAACAATTTAAATAA